A single Salmo salar chromosome ssa19, Ssal_v3.1, whole genome shotgun sequence DNA region contains:
- the pfkpa gene encoding ATP-dependent 6-phosphofructokinase, platelet type isoform X3, giving the protein MAQPDNQSKRFFESLSGAGKSIAVLTSGGDAQGMNAAVRAVVRMGIYVGAKVYFIREGYQGMVDGGEDNIKEASWESVSSMLQMGGTVIGSARCKEFRSHEGRLKAAHNLVQRGITNLCVIGGDGSLTGANLFREEWSGLLEELVQQGLIDEDAVQKYSALHIVGMVGSIDNDFCGTDMTIGTDSALHRIIEVVDAIMTTAQSHQRTFVLEVMGRHCGYLALVSALACGADWVLIPEMPPEDGWEEKMCQKLSATRSRGSRLNIIIVAEGAIDRHGKAITGSVVKDLVVRCLGFDTRVTILGHVQRGGTPSAFDRILASRMGVEAVIALLETTANTPACVVSLCGNQAVRLPLMECVQMTQEVQKAMDEKKFEEAVKLRGRSFENNLKTYKLLAHRKLESELPHSNFNIAVLNVGAPAAGMNAAVRSAVRVGISEGHKMFAVNDGFEGFYKGQIKEIKWADVGGWTGQGGSLLGTKRTLPAKYVEKIAEQMRAHNINALLVIGGFEAYLGLMELLEARGKYDEFCVPMVMVPATVSNNVPGSDLSIGADTALNAITDTCDRIKQSASGTKRRVFIIETMGGYCGYLASVGGLAAGADAAYIYEEPFDIRDLQSNVEHLTEKMKGAIQRGLVLRNENSNENYTTDFIYQLYSEEGRGVFDCRKNVLGHMQQGGAPSPFDRNFGTKISAKAMLWLTKKMNETFRQDEGRVFANTEDTCCLLGMRRRALVFQPVVQLKDETDFVHRIPKEQWWLKLRPLMKILAKYKTSYDVSDSGQLEHVVRNIRPKESDTSGAM; this is encoded by the exons GAATGAATGCTGCTGTCCGGGCAGTCGTTCGAATGGGAATCTATGTGGGAGCCAAAGTTTACTTCATTCGCGAG GGATATCAGGGTATGGTAGATGGTGGAGAAGACAACATAAAGGAGGCATCATGGGAAAGTGTCTCCAGCATGTTACAAATG GGTGGCACTGTCATTGGCAGTGCCCGGTGCAAGGAGTTCCGGTCCCACGAGGGGCGTCTGAAGGCAGCCCACAACCTGGTGCAGCGTGGCATCACCAACCTGTGTGTGATCGGAGGGGACGGCAGCCTCACTGGGGCCAACCTCTTCAGAGAGGAGTGGAGCGGACTGCTGGAGGAACTGGTCCAGCAAG GGTTGATTGATGAAGATGCTGTCCAGAAGTATTCAGCCCTGCACATCGTCGGGATGGTGGGGTCTATCGACAACGACTTCTGTGGCACCGACATGACAATCGGGACGGACTCTGCCCTGCATAGGATCATAGAGGTGGTGGATGCAATCATGACCACCGCACAGAG CCACCAGAGGACATTTGTACTAGAGGTCATGGGCAGGCATTGTGG ATACCTGGCTTTAGTGAGTGCCCTGGCGTGTGGTGCTGACTGGGTGTTGATTCCTGAGATGCCCCCTGAGGACGGCTGGGAGGAGAAGATGTGTCAGAAGCTATCTGCG ACTCGCTCCAGGGGTTCAAGGTTGAACATAATCATAGTGGCTGAGGGAGCCATTGACAGACATGGGAAAGCAATAACCGGTAGTGTTGTCAAGGAC CTTGTTGTCAGATGCCTGGGGTTTGACACCCGTGTGACAATCCTGGGCCACGTCCAGAGAGGAGGCACACCCTCTGCCTTCGACCGTATCCTG gCCAGTCGTATGGGTGTGGAGGCTGTCATTGCCCTGTTGGAGACTACAGCTAATACACCGGCCTGTGTGGTTTCTCTGTGTGGAAACCAGGCGGTGAGACTGCCTCTCATGGAGTGTGTACAGATG ACTCAGGAGGTGCAGAAAGCCATGGATGAGAAGAAGTTTGAAGAGGCAGTGAAGCTGCGCGGCAG GAGTTTTGAAAACAATCTGAAGACATACAAGCTCCTGGCTCACCGTAAACTAGAATCAGAACTCCCACAT AGTAACTTCAACATTGCTGTGCTGAATGTGGGAGCCCCCGCAGCGGGCATGAACGCTGCTGTCCGCTCTGCCGTCAGGGTGGGCATCTCGGAGGGACACAAGATGTTCGCTGTCAACGATGGCTTTGAGGGATTCTACAAGGGACAG ATAAAAGAGATCAAATGGGCAGATGTCGGAGGATGGACAGGGCAAGGTGGATCTCTGTTGGGAACAAAACG AACTCTCCCTGCAAAGTATGTTGAAAAAATTGCTGAGCAGATGCGAGCACATAACATAAATGCATTGTTAGTTATCGGAGGATTCGAG GCCTACCTGGGACTCATGGAATTGTTAGAAGCCCGTGGGAAATATGACGAGTTCTGTGTGCCCATGGTCATGGTGCCAGCCACTGTCTCCAACAATGTGCCGGGTTCAGACCTCAGCATTGGCGCTGACACAGCTCTGAACGCCATCACTGAT acatGCGACCGCATCAAGCAGTCTGCCAGCGGGACCAAGCGGCGTGTGTTCATCATTGAGACCATGGGAGGGTACTGTGGTTACCTAGCCAGTGTCGGGGGGTTGGCTGCTGGAGCGGACGCTGCCTACATCTACGAAGAACCCTTTGACATCAGGGACCTTCAG TCCAACGTTGAGCATCTGACAGAGAAGATGAAGGGAGCCATTCAAAGAGGATTGGTCCTCAG AAATGAAAACAGCAACGAGAACTACACGACAGACTTCATCTACCAGCTGTACtctgaggaagggaggggagtgtTCGACTGCAGGAAGAATGTACTAGGACACATGCAGCAG GGAGGGGCACCATCTCCTTTCGACCGCAACTTTGGGACAAAGATCTCGGCCAAAGCCATGCTATGGCTCACCAAGAAAATGAACGAGACCTTCAGACAAG ATGAAG GGAGAGTGTTTGCCAACACAGAAGACACGTGCTGTCTGTTGGGGATGCGTCGCAGGGCCCTGGTCTTCCAGCCCGTCGTACAGCTGAAGGATGAAACTGACTTTGT CCACAGGATCCCTAAGGAACAGTGGTGGCTGAAGCTCCGCCCCCTGATGAAGATCCTGGCCAAGTACAAGACCAGCTATGACGTGTCTGACTCTGGCCAGCTGGAGCACGTGGTCCGCAACATCAGGCCCAAGGAGTCGGACACCTCCGGTGCCATGTGA
- the pfkpa gene encoding ATP-dependent 6-phosphofructokinase, platelet type isoform X6, whose translation MAQPDNQSKRFFESLSGAGKSIAVLTSGGDAQGMNAAVRAVVRMGIYVGAKVYFIREGYQGMVDGGEDNIKEASWESVSSMLQMGGTVIGSARCKEFRSHEGRLKAAHNLVQRGITNLCVIGGDGSLTGANLFREEWSGLLEELVQQGLIDEDAVQKYSALHIVGMVGSIDNDFCGTDMTIGTDSALHRIIEVVDAIMTTAQSHQRTFVLEVMGRHCGYLALVSALACGADWVLIPEMPPEDGWEEKMCQKLSATRSRGSRLNIIIVAEGAIDRHGKAITGSVVKDLVVRCLGFDTRVTILGHVQRGGTPSAFDRILASRMGVEAVIALLETTANTPACVVSLCGNQAVRLPLMECVQMTQEVQKAMDEKKFEEAVKLRGRSFENNLKTYKLLAHRKLESELPHSNFNIAVLNVGAPAAGMNAAVRSAVRVGISEGHKMFAVNDGFEGFYKGQIKEIKWADVGGWTGQGGSLLGTKRTLPAKYVEKIAEQMRAHNINALLVIGGFEAYLGLMELLEARGKYDEFCVPMVMVPATVSNNVPGSDLSIGADTALNAITDTCDRIKQSASGTKRRVFIIETMGGYCGYLASVGGLAAGADAAYIYEEPFDIRDLQSNVEHLTEKMKGAIQRGLVLRNENSNENYTTDFIYQLYSEEGRGVFDCRKNVLGHMQQGGAPSPFDRNFGTKISAKAMLWLTKKMNETFRQGRVFANTEDTCCLLGMRRRALVFQPVVQLKDETDFVHRIPKEQWWLKLRPLMKILAKYKTSYDVSDSGQLEHVVRNIRPKESDTSGAM comes from the exons GAATGAATGCTGCTGTCCGGGCAGTCGTTCGAATGGGAATCTATGTGGGAGCCAAAGTTTACTTCATTCGCGAG GGATATCAGGGTATGGTAGATGGTGGAGAAGACAACATAAAGGAGGCATCATGGGAAAGTGTCTCCAGCATGTTACAAATG GGTGGCACTGTCATTGGCAGTGCCCGGTGCAAGGAGTTCCGGTCCCACGAGGGGCGTCTGAAGGCAGCCCACAACCTGGTGCAGCGTGGCATCACCAACCTGTGTGTGATCGGAGGGGACGGCAGCCTCACTGGGGCCAACCTCTTCAGAGAGGAGTGGAGCGGACTGCTGGAGGAACTGGTCCAGCAAG GGTTGATTGATGAAGATGCTGTCCAGAAGTATTCAGCCCTGCACATCGTCGGGATGGTGGGGTCTATCGACAACGACTTCTGTGGCACCGACATGACAATCGGGACGGACTCTGCCCTGCATAGGATCATAGAGGTGGTGGATGCAATCATGACCACCGCACAGAG CCACCAGAGGACATTTGTACTAGAGGTCATGGGCAGGCATTGTGG ATACCTGGCTTTAGTGAGTGCCCTGGCGTGTGGTGCTGACTGGGTGTTGATTCCTGAGATGCCCCCTGAGGACGGCTGGGAGGAGAAGATGTGTCAGAAGCTATCTGCG ACTCGCTCCAGGGGTTCAAGGTTGAACATAATCATAGTGGCTGAGGGAGCCATTGACAGACATGGGAAAGCAATAACCGGTAGTGTTGTCAAGGAC CTTGTTGTCAGATGCCTGGGGTTTGACACCCGTGTGACAATCCTGGGCCACGTCCAGAGAGGAGGCACACCCTCTGCCTTCGACCGTATCCTG gCCAGTCGTATGGGTGTGGAGGCTGTCATTGCCCTGTTGGAGACTACAGCTAATACACCGGCCTGTGTGGTTTCTCTGTGTGGAAACCAGGCGGTGAGACTGCCTCTCATGGAGTGTGTACAGATG ACTCAGGAGGTGCAGAAAGCCATGGATGAGAAGAAGTTTGAAGAGGCAGTGAAGCTGCGCGGCAG GAGTTTTGAAAACAATCTGAAGACATACAAGCTCCTGGCTCACCGTAAACTAGAATCAGAACTCCCACAT AGTAACTTCAACATTGCTGTGCTGAATGTGGGAGCCCCCGCAGCGGGCATGAACGCTGCTGTCCGCTCTGCCGTCAGGGTGGGCATCTCGGAGGGACACAAGATGTTCGCTGTCAACGATGGCTTTGAGGGATTCTACAAGGGACAG ATAAAAGAGATCAAATGGGCAGATGTCGGAGGATGGACAGGGCAAGGTGGATCTCTGTTGGGAACAAAACG AACTCTCCCTGCAAAGTATGTTGAAAAAATTGCTGAGCAGATGCGAGCACATAACATAAATGCATTGTTAGTTATCGGAGGATTCGAG GCCTACCTGGGACTCATGGAATTGTTAGAAGCCCGTGGGAAATATGACGAGTTCTGTGTGCCCATGGTCATGGTGCCAGCCACTGTCTCCAACAATGTGCCGGGTTCAGACCTCAGCATTGGCGCTGACACAGCTCTGAACGCCATCACTGAT acatGCGACCGCATCAAGCAGTCTGCCAGCGGGACCAAGCGGCGTGTGTTCATCATTGAGACCATGGGAGGGTACTGTGGTTACCTAGCCAGTGTCGGGGGGTTGGCTGCTGGAGCGGACGCTGCCTACATCTACGAAGAACCCTTTGACATCAGGGACCTTCAG TCCAACGTTGAGCATCTGACAGAGAAGATGAAGGGAGCCATTCAAAGAGGATTGGTCCTCAG AAATGAAAACAGCAACGAGAACTACACGACAGACTTCATCTACCAGCTGTACtctgaggaagggaggggagtgtTCGACTGCAGGAAGAATGTACTAGGACACATGCAGCAG GGAGGGGCACCATCTCCTTTCGACCGCAACTTTGGGACAAAGATCTCGGCCAAAGCCATGCTATGGCTCACCAAGAAAATGAACGAGACCTTCAGACAAG GGAGAGTGTTTGCCAACACAGAAGACACGTGCTGTCTGTTGGGGATGCGTCGCAGGGCCCTGGTCTTCCAGCCCGTCGTACAGCTGAAGGATGAAACTGACTTTGT CCACAGGATCCCTAAGGAACAGTGGTGGCTGAAGCTCCGCCCCCTGATGAAGATCCTGGCCAAGTACAAGACCAGCTATGACGTGTCTGACTCTGGCCAGCTGGAGCACGTGGTCCGCAACATCAGGCCCAAGGAGTCGGACACCTCCGGTGCCATGTGA
- the pfkpa gene encoding ATP-dependent 6-phosphofructokinase, platelet type isoform X2: MAQPDNQSKRFFESLSGAGKSIAVLTSGGDAQGMNAAVRAVVRMGIYVGAKVYFIREGYQGMVDGGEDNIKEASWESVSSMLQMGGTVIGSARCKEFRSHEGRLKAAHNLVQRGITNLCVIGGDGSLTGANLFREEWSGLLEELVQQGLIDEDAVQKYSALHIVGMVGSIDNDFCGTDMTIGTDSALHRIIEVVDAIMTTAQSHQRTFVLEVMGRHCGYLALVSALACGADWVLIPEMPPEDGWEEKMCQKLSATRSRGSRLNIIIVAEGAIDRHGKAITGSVVKDLVVRCLGFDTRVTILGHVQRGGTPSAFDRILASRMGVEAVIALLETTANTPACVVSLCGNQAVRLPLMECVQMTQEVQKAMDEKKFEEAVKLRGRSFENNLKTYKLLAHRKLESELPHSNFNIAVLNVGAPAAGMNAAVRSAVRVGISEGHKMFAVNDGFEGFYKGQIKEIKWADVGGWTGQGGSLLGTKRTLPAKYVEKIAEQMRAHNINALLVIGGFEALECLLQLYEARSNYEEFCIPMCMLPATISNNVPGTDLSIGADTALNSIVETCDRIKQSASGTKRRVFIIETMGGYCGYLASVGGLAAGADAAYIYEEPFDIRDLQSNVEHLTEKMKGAIQRGLVLRNENSNENYTTDFIYQLYSEEGRGVFDCRKNVLGHMQQGGAPSPFDRNFGTKISAKAMLWLTKKMNETFRQDEGRVFANTEDTCCLLGMRRRALVFQPVVQLKDETDFVHRIPKEQWWLKLRPLMKILAKYKTSYDVSDSGQLEHVVRNIRPKESDTSGAM, encoded by the exons GAATGAATGCTGCTGTCCGGGCAGTCGTTCGAATGGGAATCTATGTGGGAGCCAAAGTTTACTTCATTCGCGAG GGATATCAGGGTATGGTAGATGGTGGAGAAGACAACATAAAGGAGGCATCATGGGAAAGTGTCTCCAGCATGTTACAAATG GGTGGCACTGTCATTGGCAGTGCCCGGTGCAAGGAGTTCCGGTCCCACGAGGGGCGTCTGAAGGCAGCCCACAACCTGGTGCAGCGTGGCATCACCAACCTGTGTGTGATCGGAGGGGACGGCAGCCTCACTGGGGCCAACCTCTTCAGAGAGGAGTGGAGCGGACTGCTGGAGGAACTGGTCCAGCAAG GGTTGATTGATGAAGATGCTGTCCAGAAGTATTCAGCCCTGCACATCGTCGGGATGGTGGGGTCTATCGACAACGACTTCTGTGGCACCGACATGACAATCGGGACGGACTCTGCCCTGCATAGGATCATAGAGGTGGTGGATGCAATCATGACCACCGCACAGAG CCACCAGAGGACATTTGTACTAGAGGTCATGGGCAGGCATTGTGG ATACCTGGCTTTAGTGAGTGCCCTGGCGTGTGGTGCTGACTGGGTGTTGATTCCTGAGATGCCCCCTGAGGACGGCTGGGAGGAGAAGATGTGTCAGAAGCTATCTGCG ACTCGCTCCAGGGGTTCAAGGTTGAACATAATCATAGTGGCTGAGGGAGCCATTGACAGACATGGGAAAGCAATAACCGGTAGTGTTGTCAAGGAC CTTGTTGTCAGATGCCTGGGGTTTGACACCCGTGTGACAATCCTGGGCCACGTCCAGAGAGGAGGCACACCCTCTGCCTTCGACCGTATCCTG gCCAGTCGTATGGGTGTGGAGGCTGTCATTGCCCTGTTGGAGACTACAGCTAATACACCGGCCTGTGTGGTTTCTCTGTGTGGAAACCAGGCGGTGAGACTGCCTCTCATGGAGTGTGTACAGATG ACTCAGGAGGTGCAGAAAGCCATGGATGAGAAGAAGTTTGAAGAGGCAGTGAAGCTGCGCGGCAG GAGTTTTGAAAACAATCTGAAGACATACAAGCTCCTGGCTCACCGTAAACTAGAATCAGAACTCCCACAT AGTAACTTCAACATTGCTGTGCTGAATGTGGGAGCCCCCGCAGCGGGCATGAACGCTGCTGTCCGCTCTGCCGTCAGGGTGGGCATCTCGGAGGGACACAAGATGTTCGCTGTCAACGATGGCTTTGAGGGATTCTACAAGGGACAG ATAAAAGAGATCAAATGGGCAGATGTCGGAGGATGGACAGGGCAAGGTGGATCTCTGTTGGGAACAAAACG AACTCTCCCTGCAAAGTATGTTGAAAAAATTGCTGAGCAGATGCGAGCACATAACATAAATGCATTGTTAGTTATCGGAGGATTCGAG GCGCTTGAGTGTCTTCTGCAGCTGTATGAGGCTCGGTCCAACTATGAGGAGTTTTGCATCCCCATGTGTATGCTGCCTGCCACCATTAGTAACAATGTGCCTGGCACTGACCTTAGTATTGGGGCAGACACAGCCCTCAATTCCATCGTGGAG acatGCGACCGCATCAAGCAGTCTGCCAGCGGGACCAAGCGGCGTGTGTTCATCATTGAGACCATGGGAGGGTACTGTGGTTACCTAGCCAGTGTCGGGGGGTTGGCTGCTGGAGCGGACGCTGCCTACATCTACGAAGAACCCTTTGACATCAGGGACCTTCAG TCCAACGTTGAGCATCTGACAGAGAAGATGAAGGGAGCCATTCAAAGAGGATTGGTCCTCAG AAATGAAAACAGCAACGAGAACTACACGACAGACTTCATCTACCAGCTGTACtctgaggaagggaggggagtgtTCGACTGCAGGAAGAATGTACTAGGACACATGCAGCAG GGAGGGGCACCATCTCCTTTCGACCGCAACTTTGGGACAAAGATCTCGGCCAAAGCCATGCTATGGCTCACCAAGAAAATGAACGAGACCTTCAGACAAG ATGAAG GGAGAGTGTTTGCCAACACAGAAGACACGTGCTGTCTGTTGGGGATGCGTCGCAGGGCCCTGGTCTTCCAGCCCGTCGTACAGCTGAAGGATGAAACTGACTTTGT CCACAGGATCCCTAAGGAACAGTGGTGGCTGAAGCTCCGCCCCCTGATGAAGATCCTGGCCAAGTACAAGACCAGCTATGACGTGTCTGACTCTGGCCAGCTGGAGCACGTGGTCCGCAACATCAGGCCCAAGGAGTCGGACACCTCCGGTGCCATGTGA
- the pfkpa gene encoding ATP-dependent 6-phosphofructokinase, platelet type isoform X4 produces MAQPDNQSKRFFESLSGAGKSIAVLTSGGDAQGMNAAVRAVVRMGIYVGAKVYFIREGYQGMVDGGEDNIKEASWESVSSMLQMGGTVIGSARCKEFRSHEGRLKAAHNLVQRGITNLCVIGGDGSLTGANLFREEWSGLLEELVQQGLIDEDAVQKYSALHIVGMVGSIDNDFCGTDMTIGTDSALHRIIEVVDAIMTTAQSHQRTFVLEVMGRHCGYLALVSALACGADWVLIPEMPPEDGWEEKMCQKLSATRSRGSRLNIIIVAEGAIDRHGKAITGSVVKDLVVRCLGFDTRVTILGHVQRGGTPSAFDRILASRMGVEAVIALLETTANTPACVVSLCGNQAVRLPLMECVQMTQEVQKAMDEKKFEEAVKLRGRSFENNLKTYKLLAHRKLESELPHSNFNIAVLNVGAPAAGMNAAVRSAVRVGISEGHKMFAVNDGFEGFYKGQIKEIKWADVGGWTGQGGSLLGTKRTLPAKYVEKIAEQMRAHNINALLVIGGFEALECLLQLYEARSNYEEFCIPMCMLPATISNNVPGTDLSIGADTALNSIVETCDRIKQSASGTKRRVFIIETMGGYCGYLASVGGLAAGADAAYIYEEPFDIRDLQSNVEHLTEKMKGAIQRGLVLRNENSNENYTTDFIYQLYSEEGRGVFDCRKNVLGHMQQGGAPSPFDRNFGTKISAKAMLWLTKKMNETFRQGRVFANTEDTCCLLGMRRRALVFQPVVQLKDETDFVHRIPKEQWWLKLRPLMKILAKYKTSYDVSDSGQLEHVVRNIRPKESDTSGAM; encoded by the exons GAATGAATGCTGCTGTCCGGGCAGTCGTTCGAATGGGAATCTATGTGGGAGCCAAAGTTTACTTCATTCGCGAG GGATATCAGGGTATGGTAGATGGTGGAGAAGACAACATAAAGGAGGCATCATGGGAAAGTGTCTCCAGCATGTTACAAATG GGTGGCACTGTCATTGGCAGTGCCCGGTGCAAGGAGTTCCGGTCCCACGAGGGGCGTCTGAAGGCAGCCCACAACCTGGTGCAGCGTGGCATCACCAACCTGTGTGTGATCGGAGGGGACGGCAGCCTCACTGGGGCCAACCTCTTCAGAGAGGAGTGGAGCGGACTGCTGGAGGAACTGGTCCAGCAAG GGTTGATTGATGAAGATGCTGTCCAGAAGTATTCAGCCCTGCACATCGTCGGGATGGTGGGGTCTATCGACAACGACTTCTGTGGCACCGACATGACAATCGGGACGGACTCTGCCCTGCATAGGATCATAGAGGTGGTGGATGCAATCATGACCACCGCACAGAG CCACCAGAGGACATTTGTACTAGAGGTCATGGGCAGGCATTGTGG ATACCTGGCTTTAGTGAGTGCCCTGGCGTGTGGTGCTGACTGGGTGTTGATTCCTGAGATGCCCCCTGAGGACGGCTGGGAGGAGAAGATGTGTCAGAAGCTATCTGCG ACTCGCTCCAGGGGTTCAAGGTTGAACATAATCATAGTGGCTGAGGGAGCCATTGACAGACATGGGAAAGCAATAACCGGTAGTGTTGTCAAGGAC CTTGTTGTCAGATGCCTGGGGTTTGACACCCGTGTGACAATCCTGGGCCACGTCCAGAGAGGAGGCACACCCTCTGCCTTCGACCGTATCCTG gCCAGTCGTATGGGTGTGGAGGCTGTCATTGCCCTGTTGGAGACTACAGCTAATACACCGGCCTGTGTGGTTTCTCTGTGTGGAAACCAGGCGGTGAGACTGCCTCTCATGGAGTGTGTACAGATG ACTCAGGAGGTGCAGAAAGCCATGGATGAGAAGAAGTTTGAAGAGGCAGTGAAGCTGCGCGGCAG GAGTTTTGAAAACAATCTGAAGACATACAAGCTCCTGGCTCACCGTAAACTAGAATCAGAACTCCCACAT AGTAACTTCAACATTGCTGTGCTGAATGTGGGAGCCCCCGCAGCGGGCATGAACGCTGCTGTCCGCTCTGCCGTCAGGGTGGGCATCTCGGAGGGACACAAGATGTTCGCTGTCAACGATGGCTTTGAGGGATTCTACAAGGGACAG ATAAAAGAGATCAAATGGGCAGATGTCGGAGGATGGACAGGGCAAGGTGGATCTCTGTTGGGAACAAAACG AACTCTCCCTGCAAAGTATGTTGAAAAAATTGCTGAGCAGATGCGAGCACATAACATAAATGCATTGTTAGTTATCGGAGGATTCGAG GCGCTTGAGTGTCTTCTGCAGCTGTATGAGGCTCGGTCCAACTATGAGGAGTTTTGCATCCCCATGTGTATGCTGCCTGCCACCATTAGTAACAATGTGCCTGGCACTGACCTTAGTATTGGGGCAGACACAGCCCTCAATTCCATCGTGGAG acatGCGACCGCATCAAGCAGTCTGCCAGCGGGACCAAGCGGCGTGTGTTCATCATTGAGACCATGGGAGGGTACTGTGGTTACCTAGCCAGTGTCGGGGGGTTGGCTGCTGGAGCGGACGCTGCCTACATCTACGAAGAACCCTTTGACATCAGGGACCTTCAG TCCAACGTTGAGCATCTGACAGAGAAGATGAAGGGAGCCATTCAAAGAGGATTGGTCCTCAG AAATGAAAACAGCAACGAGAACTACACGACAGACTTCATCTACCAGCTGTACtctgaggaagggaggggagtgtTCGACTGCAGGAAGAATGTACTAGGACACATGCAGCAG GGAGGGGCACCATCTCCTTTCGACCGCAACTTTGGGACAAAGATCTCGGCCAAAGCCATGCTATGGCTCACCAAGAAAATGAACGAGACCTTCAGACAAG GGAGAGTGTTTGCCAACACAGAAGACACGTGCTGTCTGTTGGGGATGCGTCGCAGGGCCCTGGTCTTCCAGCCCGTCGTACAGCTGAAGGATGAAACTGACTTTGT CCACAGGATCCCTAAGGAACAGTGGTGGCTGAAGCTCCGCCCCCTGATGAAGATCCTGGCCAAGTACAAGACCAGCTATGACGTGTCTGACTCTGGCCAGCTGGAGCACGTGGTCCGCAACATCAGGCCCAAGGAGTCGGACACCTCCGGTGCCATGTGA